From a region of the Cygnus atratus isolate AKBS03 ecotype Queensland, Australia chromosome 3, CAtr_DNAZoo_HiC_assembly, whole genome shotgun sequence genome:
- the SCAF8 gene encoding SR-related and CTD-associated factor 8 isoform X4, which translates to MDRFDFGEEPEQNEEPKKETPTSQLPLVPESVNNSLFHQLAEQLQQQNLEHLRQQLLEQQQPQKASPNEENQEGNFGSEHSASPSQGSSQQQFLEAETNVDDSMDIQQQDMDIDEVQDVAEEEIFEQEEKKSTVRSRSRTRSRSRSRSPRKRRSRSRSGSRKRKHRKRSRSRSRERKRKSSRSYSSERRAREREKERQKKGLPPIRSKTLSVCSTTLWVGQVDKKATQQDLTNLFEEFGQIESINMIPPRGCAYVCMVHRQDAYRALQKLSSGSYKIGSKIIKIAWALNKGVKTEYKQFWDVDLGVSYIPWEKVKLDDLEGFAEGGMIDQETVNTEWETARNSEPAKETTQTTQTTTVDKSTVITTQTEAYTQPVTMLQIPVAPAVPAVSLVPPAFPVTMSVPPPGYSAIPPPPFLRASFNPSQPPPGFMPPPVPPVVPPPVVPPPVVPPVVPTPLVQPPLPITQETMKDVPFTSLVLPVGTVTSNLATPTLSAGSVFNPLPINKPEPDEKGSHLTDLQISSSENNRAVQSDVTSSSGLVGGVQPPSVSSSSGLTGEGQPPSVSSSSGLAGGVQPPIVSSSSGLVGGVQPPTVSSSSGLAGGVQLPTVSSSSSLAGGVQPTSVSSSSGLMAGVQPPNVSSSSGLLAGVHPPSISSSPGLLPGMQPPSVSSSSGVLAGVQPPSVSNNSGLLIMPPPNVSSSSGLMGVPPPNISSSSGLLAMQHPAGVQNMPHLNISNQRMPGMPLIDIRPGLMPHSPGPRFPLMQPGVPPQRSIPPPAILDPSLHPPPRGPFPPGDIFNQTERPFGAPGRQNIDSISNPEKRLPLGGDNIQQEGDRDYRFPPVENRDNLNRPSPVDVRDPVGRPPIDPREGVGRPPVDGREHFARPHIDMRENFGRPGIDNLGRREHFAFNSDKHWGQRGDYDEREHHTFPIYGGPKGFHEDRERFRHVNYRFDSRSGPSWNRGFEPDAHRDFDDRRRPWERQRDRDDRDFNFCREINGNRFGRDRMSNNWIPPPHPRVFEYFDGAAPQRKADNMPQVNGENTETESQPPTAQVQDEPELYEKLTSSVEINKEKSDTEADIESEPVVESTETEGT; encoded by the exons ATGGACAGGTTTGACTTTGGGGAAGAACCTGAACAAAATGAAGAGCCTAAAAAGGAAACTCCTACTTCCCAACT gCCTTTAGTACCAGAATCTGTGAACAACTCGCTTTTTCACCAACTAGCTGAACAGCTACAGCAACAAAATTTAGAACATCTGCGACAACAGCTTTTGGAGCAACAGCAGCCTCAAAAG GCAAGCCCTAACGAGGAAAATCAAGAAGGAAATTTTGGTTCAGAGCACTCTGCGTCACCATCACAAGGGAGCAGTCAACAACAGTTTTTAGAAGCGGAAACAAATGTAGATGATTCAATGGATATTCAGCAACAG GACATGGATATAGATGAAGTACAGGACGTTGCTGAAGAAGAGATTTttgaacaagaagaaaagaaatcaactgTTCGTTCAAGATCAAGAACTCGTTCAAGATCTCGTTCAAG ATCACCAAGAAAACGACGGTCTAGATCACGATCTGGTTCTCGTAAGCGTAAACACAGAAAACGTTCACGCTCAAGAtcaagagaaaggaagaggaagtcATCTCGATCATACTCCAGTGAAAGAAGGGctagagaaagggaaaaagaacgTCAGAAAAAAGGATTGCCTCCTATACGGTCAAAAACACTAAGTG TTTGCAGTACTACTCTTTGGGTAGGTCAAGTAGACAAGAAGGCTACGCAGCAAGATTTGACTAACTTGTTTGAAGAATTTGGACAAATAGAATCTATTAAT atgATTCCCCCAAGAGGTTGTGCTTACGTCTGCATGGTTCATAGACAAGATGCATATCGTGCTCTTCAGAAACTTAGTTCTGGGTCCTATAAAATTGGATCTAAAATTATTAAG ATTGCCTGGGCTTTGAATAAAGGTGTGAAAACAGAGTACAAGCAATTCTGGGATGTGGATCTGGGAGTTTCATATATTCCTTGGGAGAAAGTAAAATTGGACGATTTGGAGGGATTTGCTGAAGGTGGAATGATTGACCAGGAGACAGTAAATACAG AATGGGAAACAGCCAGGAACTCAGAACCTGCTAAAGAAACTACTCAAACTACCCAGACTACTACAGTTGATAAGAGCACAGTTATCACAACGCAGACAGAAGCTTACACACAACCAGTCACTATGCTGCAG ATTCCAGTAGctccagctgtgcctgctgttAGCTTAGTTCCACCTGCGTTTCCTGTCACAATGTCTGTCCCTCCTCCTGGTTATAGCGCAATTCCTCCTCCACCCTTCTTGCGAGCAAGTTTCAACCCTTCACAGCCACCTCCAG GTTTTATGCCTCCCCCAGTTCCTCCTGTTGTCCCTCCTCCTGTTGTCCCACCACCTGTTGTCCCACCAGTTGTTCCAACAC CTTTAGTACAGCCTCCATTACCAATTACACAAGAGACGATGAAGGATGTTCCTTTTACTAGCCTCGTTTTACCAGTTGGCACAGTTACAAGTAATCTAGCTACTCCAACGTTGTCTGCTGGAAGTGTTTTTAATCCTCTGCCAATCAACAAACCAGAACCAGATGAAAAGGGATCACATCTTACAGACCTTCAGATTTCTTCCAGTGAAAACAATAGAGCTg TGCAAAGTGATGTCACAAGTAGCTCTGGACTTGTTGGAGGAGTGCAGCCACCCAGCGTTTCAAGCAGTTCTGGGCTTACTGGAGAAGGCCAGCCACCTAGTGTCTCAAGTAGCTCTGGACTTGCAGGAGGAGTGCAGCCACCCATTGTCTCAAGCAGCTCTGGACTTGTAGGAGGAGTGCAACCACCAACTGTTTCAAGCAGTTCTGGTCTTGCAGGAGGAGTGCAGCTACCCACTGTCTCCAGTAGCTCTTCACTTGCAGGAGGAGTTCAGCCAACTAGTGTCTCAAGTAGCTCTGGACTTATGGCTGGAGTGCAACCACCAAATGTCTCAAGTAGCTCAGGGCTTCTAGCTGGAGTGCATCCACCCAGCATCTCAAGTAGCCCTGGCCTTCTACCAGGAATGCAGCCACCCAGTGTCTCAAGCAGCTCAGGAGTTCTGGCAGGAGTGCAGCCACCAAGTGTCTCAAACAACTCTGGTCTTCTCATAATGCCACCACCCAATGTTTCGAGTAGTTCTGGACTTATGGGAGTGCCACCACCAAATATTTCAAGTAGTTCTGGACTTCTGGCAATGCAGCATCCAGCTGGTGTTCAAAATATGCCTCATTTAAATATAAGTAATCAAAGGATGCCAGGAATGCCTCTCATAGATATCCGTCCAGGCCTAATGCCCCACTCACCTGGACCAAGGTTTCCATTAATGCAGCCAGGAGTGCCACCACAGCGTAGTATTCCTCCTCCAGCAATCCTTGATCCATCTCTTCACCCACCACCTCGAGGTCCTTTTCCTCCAGGAgatatttttaatcaaacagAAAGACCTTTTGGAGCACCAGGAAGACAAAATATTGATAGCATTTCTAATCCAGAGAAAAGACTACCACTTGGAGGGGATAACATACAGCAGGAAGGAGACAGAGATTATCGTTTTCCTCCAGTAGAAAATCGAGATAATCTTAACAGACCATCCCCAGTGGATGTCAGAGATCCTGTTGGACGACCACCAATTGATCCAAGAGAGGGTGTAGGACGGCCTCCAGTAGATGGAAGAGAACATTTTGCAAGACCACATATAGACATGAGAGAAAATTTTGGAAGACCAGGTATAGATAATCTTGGCCGAAGAgagcattttgctttcaattCAGACAAGCACTGGGGACAGAGAGGAGATTATGATGAAAGAGAGCATCATACCTTCCCTATTTATGGTGGCCCTAAAGGCTTCCatgaagacagagagagatttCGGCATGTAAACTATAGATTTGATAGTAGAAGTGGTCCCAGTTGGAATAGAGGATTTGAACCAGATGCTCACAGAGATTTTGATGACCGCAGAAGACCCTGGGAAAGACAGAGGGATAGGGATGACAGAGATTTTAacttttgcagagaaattaatGGGAACAGGTTTGGAAGAGACAGAATGTCAAACAACTGGATCCCCCCTCCACATCCACGggtttttgaatattttgatgGGGCCGCTCCCCAGCGCAAAGCTGATAATATGCCCCAGGTAAACGGTGAaaatacagagacagaaagTCAGCCACCAACTGCACAGGTGCAGGACGAACCAGAACTTTATGAAAAACTGACCTCTTCCGTCGAGATAAACAAAGAGAAGAGTGACACAGAAGCTGATATAGAAAGTGAACCAGTGGTAGAAAGCACAGAAACTGAGGGGACATAA